The following coding sequences are from one SAR116 cluster alpha proteobacterium HIMB100 window:
- a CDS encoding ABC-type multidrug transport system, ATPase and permease component (PFAM: ABC transporter; ABC transporter transmembrane region~TIGRFAM: ABC transporter, permease/ATP-binding protein), producing MSDTASKQAYSLSTLSVFWPYIRPWRGRVAVATAILILVAIVLLSLGRGLAFLVDKGLGAGDPALLDRAVFVTIGLGLLIGVGSYLRMSILNHVAEQVMAAVRRALFAHVLSLPLQWFETAKTGDVLARLNADTAVVQTVLASTVSMAVRNLILLVGGLVLVVLSSAKMSVVVAAVVPVVVVPLVLLARRLRTASRAAQDALGEVSAEAEEALSGIRTVMAFAQGPQVKDRFDFRLNKALAAALSRVRLRAALSGFIFFMVVAGVAVILWIGGRDLLAGNISAGDLSSFIFYAFLVASSTGNLSELGGELQRAAGAADRIAGLLAVAPQPDEANTNMPAVSADKGLKVEFQKAGFAYPGRPDLAVLDEVSFTAEPGQKIAIVGPSGAGKTTLFQLLLRFYMLRDGLITLNGTDIAQMRLSDLRGLIGLVPQDPALFSLSIAENIAFGRPEASRAEIEAAAASAAAHDFITALDGGYDALVGEKGVRLSGGQRQRIAIARAILCNPALLLLDEATSALDSVSEAAIQEALSRLMIGRTSLVIAHRLSTVMDADKILVMSDGRLVATGTHDQLMAGSELYAELAARQLG from the coding sequence ATGTCAGATACCGCTTCTAAACAGGCTTATTCGCTGTCTACCTTGTCTGTGTTCTGGCCCTATATCCGGCCGTGGCGGGGGCGCGTGGCGGTAGCCACAGCGATTCTGATTCTGGTGGCGATTGTGCTGCTTTCGCTGGGGCGGGGGCTGGCCTTTCTGGTTGATAAGGGGCTGGGCGCAGGTGATCCTGCGCTGTTGGACAGGGCGGTTTTCGTTACCATTGGACTGGGGCTGTTGATCGGTGTGGGCAGCTATCTGCGGATGTCTATTTTAAATCATGTTGCCGAACAAGTCATGGCCGCGGTCCGCAGAGCCTTGTTCGCGCATGTGCTGTCGCTGCCGTTGCAGTGGTTTGAAACCGCCAAGACAGGCGATGTGCTGGCCCGGTTGAATGCTGACACTGCTGTGGTTCAGACGGTTCTGGCGTCAACTGTATCAATGGCTGTGCGGAATCTGATTCTGCTGGTGGGCGGATTGGTTCTGGTGGTGTTGTCTTCTGCAAAAATGTCGGTGGTAGTGGCTGCGGTGGTGCCTGTTGTGGTGGTCCCGCTCGTCTTGCTGGCCCGGCGGTTGCGCACCGCGTCTCGTGCTGCTCAGGACGCGCTGGGCGAGGTGTCTGCAGAAGCAGAAGAAGCCCTGAGCGGCATCCGCACAGTAATGGCCTTTGCGCAAGGTCCGCAGGTGAAAGACCGGTTTGATTTCCGCCTGAACAAAGCCCTTGCGGCAGCTTTGTCACGGGTGCGTCTGCGGGCGGCCCTGTCCGGGTTTATTTTCTTCATGGTGGTTGCCGGTGTGGCGGTGATTTTGTGGATTGGCGGGCGCGATCTTTTAGCAGGGAACATCTCTGCCGGCGATTTGTCCTCATTTATTTTTTATGCATTTCTGGTCGCGTCATCCACAGGTAATTTGTCTGAGCTGGGCGGTGAGCTGCAACGGGCCGCCGGCGCAGCTGACCGTATTGCCGGGCTTTTGGCGGTGGCCCCACAACCAGATGAGGCCAACACAAACATGCCAGCGGTCAGCGCAGATAAGGGGCTGAAGGTTGAGTTCCAGAAGGCCGGTTTTGCCTATCCCGGCCGCCCTGATTTGGCCGTTCTTGATGAGGTTAGTTTTACCGCAGAGCCAGGGCAGAAAATCGCGATTGTAGGCCCCAGTGGTGCAGGTAAAACCACCTTGTTTCAGCTGTTGTTGCGGTTCTACATGCTGCGGGACGGCCTGATTACCCTGAACGGGACGGACATCGCACAGATGCGCCTTTCTGATTTGCGCGGTCTTATTGGGCTGGTGCCCCAGGATCCGGCGTTATTTTCCCTGTCCATTGCCGAAAATATCGCTTTTGGCCGCCCTGAGGCCAGCCGTGCAGAGATTGAGGCTGCCGCTGCCTCTGCTGCGGCACATGACTTCATCACTGCGCTTGATGGCGGATATGATGCGCTGGTGGGGGAAAAAGGCGTGCGCTTATCAGGCGGGCAGAGACAGCGGATCGCTATTGCCCGCGCGATTTTATGTAACCCGGCTTTATTGCTGCTAGATGAAGCGACATCTGCGCTTGATTCTGTGTCAGAGGCCGCGATACAAGAAGCGCTGTCCAGGCTGATGATCGGGCGGACCAGCCTGGTCATTGCACATCGCCTGTCGACTGTCATGGATGCGGATAAGATCCTGGTTATGTCTGACGGACGCCTTGTTGCCACCGGCACACATGACCAGCTTATGGCGGGGTCTGAACTTTATGCTGAACTGGCTGCCCGCCAATTGGGCTGA
- a CDS encoding ribosomal protein L31 (PFAM: Ribosomal protein L31~TIGRFAM: ribosomal protein L31), with product MKKDIHPEYHEITLVMTDGSKRTTKSTWGKPGDEMRLSIDPLNHPAWTGQQRVLGTEGQVARFNKRFGNLGS from the coding sequence ATGAAAAAAGATATCCATCCAGAATACCATGAAATCACCCTGGTGATGACAGACGGGTCCAAGCGCACAACAAAGTCAACCTGGGGCAAGCCAGGCGACGAGATGCGGTTATCAATCGACCCGCTGAACCATCCTGCATGGACTGGTCAGCAGCGCGTTCTGGGCACAGAAGGCCAGGTCGCCCGCTTTAACAAGCGCTTTGGTAATCTGGGCAGCTAA